In the genome of Lycium ferocissimum isolate CSIRO_LF1 unplaced genomic scaffold, AGI_CSIRO_Lferr_CH_V1 ctg13105, whole genome shotgun sequence, the window AATATCCATTCGGCTAGTGTTGAGACTCGATACCTATATTCTCTTATGTCATTATTTCGCAAGAACACATCAAAGCACCACAACCACAGTCCTATAGTGGAACACATCCACCACTTTTACATCTGACAGTCATGGAACACATCCAAATATTTCTACATAATACTCTCATGTACGACAGCGTTGGAACACATCCTTACGCCTATACATATTCCTTAAACGTGCGGCGATGTTGGAACACATCCATACACCCGTATATAAACGTTCCATGCACTATTACTCTTGTCACACATGACAAGAAGGCATCTTGTGCCATTGCACTATCTCTCAAACATTTCATCACATAGTCTAGTATAAGTATAAGCATTGCAGCTTGAATCAAGTGTTCAATCTCGCTAAGCCTATCAATATCACCCAAGATAGGACCCCAACTTCCTGAATAAACGTATAGACCAGCTATAAAGTTTACATTgatctatttttattttctatcgGAGACAACCATGCAACGATTCTTAACACTCgtatttaataaattaacaatttaaacaCAAGAACAGCATTTATGTACCCCAAATAACTTTTGTCAATTTTAACTCTCTTCCTGCGGCCCCAATGCATATTTGTGAATCTAAAAAGTAATAAATATGATAAACGTTGTATCTTTTCGAGTACAAATCTCCTTAAGTCAACCACCATAGGTGTACACACATTCGACTCTTTAATTAGAATgttgttcttttttatttccaCTATCAAGTAGCCTCGTCTTTAGATACTATCACTAATCCCCAATAAGGTCAAGACTCTCGTATCGATCAATTGTGCATGTTCAAACAAAAACAACTGTAGCATAACACATGATAGCTCCTTAGTGTGTGTATTACACTCAACCTTCCATCCTTTTACTAGACACCATAAGGCTCATAACGTCATAATGTAAAAATTAAACTTCAAACGTTTAACCTTAGTTGTTTAATCAATATTATCCCGACATCTTTTTCAACCACTGCATATGCTTCTATCGATTGAGAAGATATTCATATATGTCATTAATGAACACAACAAATATAGCGCTAAGAAACATTTTTGAATACCCCAATCCTCTAGTGCATGACAATCACTAACGCCTTCTCTATTCAAAAGATGTCACCAGAAATTCTCACTAACCAAAATAAGTCTTGGTACATGTCTTCAGATTATCCAACCATTTTTCCTACTACTCATCGTATCCCGATCACAATTCTATCTTAGAATAGAATATAACACCCTGTAACTGAAGGCACATATCATGTAATttaggaaagagaaaaagatacTTGCCCATCATATGATAAAAATTAAGTCATTTTTCTCTTAGTGATAAAAATCTACATAGATTCAACATTCTCCTCAACAGACAGAAATTAAGCACCTCCGGGTTCTGTACTTGGTATAGTGACCTCTCAATCACGAATCTTGTAACTTATTATTTTGCTTCCTTTGACTTTGCAGAGTCAttctataattaaaaatataaatataccaGATTAATGACAGCATATCATTACCCAAGTTTTAGTCGAGCTCCCCATCATATGGTATAATTAGTAGGTTCTTTGAAAGCATATTCAAAAACTCATTAACCACTCACACTAACCCAATAGTTAGTTATTCAACTCTGGTGCCCTGAGTTATTGTTAAATACGACCTATATCCTCCACTTATTATATAATTAACTTTATCGATGAGGTTGCTTTGTCTGTGAACATACCAAACGAATCCTTTAAACTCAATATTAGGCTCCACCGAAATGGAAAATGGAACGGTCTTTTTATGGCAATCAAGCGTAAGGCAAGACGAAGTCATTCAATCTGAATCAAAGATAACCTCAAGGTCAATAACGCCaagtgttctttttttttttttacagcaCATAAATGTATCATGACTCTGAACTGCGTCCACGCATGTTCGATAGACCGGCCAATAATAGTAGACTCCACCGCTTGGATAGAAATCATAAATGTTACATCTAAGTATCAACTTCTCTTTATCCTCATCAATACTATCATCTCATTAGCGTGTTTCTCATCTTCCTCAAGCTTGTGCTTTATCGAAAACAACGTATATTAACAAGACTGTGTGAACTGGTTATCTGTAACAATCATGTCATTTCTTATTTACTCCAACTTCTTTTATGGTTCATTTATTTTCTTGGTGCGTGATAGTCTTTAATAGTCCATGTATTTCCCTTCAACAACTAATCAAGCCACtagagtccggagcctaaagggtataaaaatacacggtataaaccAAAAGGGGGTAGCCTTTTAGAAATATACCAAAacgggtataacgtggactccTCCACATTATACCCCAAAATTTTTCTTCATTGTTAGACatcacaaccaaaaaaaaaaaaaaaaaaaaaaaattaatgaaaggtataacgtggacttatccacgttatacaaataattttgtataatgtggatcagtccacgttttacaaatatatgttgtaaaacgtggactgatccacgttatacaaaattatttgtataacgtggatcagtccaagTTTTACAACATATATTTGTAAAATGTGATACTATTCACGACTCATTGTGCATTGTTGCCctaatttttctcctttctcCTCTGCCTCTTCCTCCATCCTTTTGAAGTTACATAATTTCATCTTCGCCTCCGCCTCCTTCTCCTTTTCCTTCtcctccatttattttctttttaaaacttgCGTTACAGTCTAATTTTTGGAGCAACTTCTTCATCTTTATCTTTTGTTGCTAtctaaattaaggtattttttctaactcatttaatattgtatatttataGTAGATGTAGGATATACTGCATGTCTTATATAtcttaattgttattttttatttgtgttattttaatacgtataagatatatgtttgtcttatttgtgttattttaatttgaacttaagatatgattgttagaagcattattatataaaaggtCTGATTTgtttagtagcacttttgaagaaatttgttgttatgttactgttatttttgtggattgttataTAAAAGATCTGAATAACTAATTGTTTTTCATTGTACCTTTaatgtgatatttatatagcCAGAAAAGTGAAACTTAATTGATGCCTCAgtagcccaaaaaaaaagatacttaAAATGTCATGATAATGCTTTATTATATGGGACCTAAGTCTAAGTGGGTGGACAATTATTTTGTCTATACCTTATAGGTATTAATGTGGTCCACTATCAGTGGTTTCTAAATAAGGCGAATGGAAGTTGGCTTTATCTAGCCAGTGCATATTTGTTCtgctaaaattggaataataataTGTAAGTTACTCCAAATAGCTTGATctggacttcaatttttttttttaatctaaggTATGGAGCTTCCACGGGTATGCGTACATCGGGGCCAGAAGTGTACGATGTGTTAACACTCCGGAGAAGCATCGATCACAGGCTGTGTGGGATGGTGCCTTGAGAGGACCGACCGGATGCCTGTTTCCACGCCGCGCGAATACCGAATTTTGGAAGCACGTGAAGCGTCATCCTTTTCATCCTCGCATCCTTGACTACTTTGGCCCGTGTGGATTTAGGGGAGTAGTAGAGGTAGGATGTGTATCATATGATTCGGCGATCATCATCCGACGCACACGCTTATAGAGAGATGGCGTCACGAGACGCACACCTTTCATCAACGTACGGGTGAGGCGACCATCACATTACAAGATATTGAGCTCATGtttggcatggttgttgatggtaATCCCTTGAATGATGTTAATGCTAGAAATATAAGTATTGTTGGGTGGCAACAATTAATCCATGAGCTTATTGGTTGGGCACCCGGTCTGGATTGTTTTAATGGTGTTAGTAGGTTagaactaaataaattaattgaatatattAGAGGCTTAGATGACATTACAGATCAGACTCCAGAAATTATTGTGCAACAGCGGGTTAGGTTGTACTTGCTATGGCTTTGTGGCGGCACGATATTTCCGGATAAGTCCGGTGACTTACTTAATTTAGACTATTTGCTTGACATGCGTGACCTTAGAGCAATGAGTAGACAAGCTTGGGGAGCGGCTGCATTGTCATATTTGTATACTTGTTTATGCCGCGCTTCGTTGAAGAAAGCCAAGGATGTGTGTGGATTCATTTCCTTATTGCAGGTACGTGaactttaaaattatataattttatttggttgtcCTATTTGATAGTTATaaggtttttatgtatttattttaaattttcaatataGGTTTAGGCTTGGGAGCGAATTATACCGATGCAGCCACCACCCAGGGCCCTTCAGCCACACACGGCTCTTGCACGAAAGTGGACTCATCGTAAAGCTCGTGAAAATGAGGCACGTGTTGTGCTACCCATATGTAGGGATGTATTAGAAAACCTAATAGATGCTCaggtattttatcataattatggtTGTTAATGGCGTTTTGATATAATAGTTACGCTTAtgtgtaatttatttattttattatcatgtaattttatgttctttctatCGTAGTTTGTGTGGCAGCCTTATTCAGAGGCCATCATTAATGGACTCCCTGAGTGGTGTCGGCGTGGCCGAGCTATTTGGATGGCGCAGGTTCCCCTTATTTGTGGGATCTATCGAGAGTGGCACATGGTAGACCGCGTTCTCAGACAGTTTGGTAGGAAGCAACATATTCCGGGACCATGTGCTGAGATAGATCCTTCTCATTACAAACGTGACAAGCGGTATGCTATAACAGTGGAGGATCAACAAAATTTTACACAAACGGACTTTTTGTGGGAAAATCGTCGACAAAGGGTAATTCTGGCCGAGTATGAAACTCAAGACCCAGAGTCATTATCAGAGTATTTTTGTTGGTATCGACGTCACTCGTGCACTTTCATAGGAAATCCTGCGCATAATGTGGATAGAGGATACCAACACACATGGCGAGCGGGCATGAAAACCTTTGGTACATACATTACATTCCATTAGATGTTTGATGTCTTTATATGTGTCTTAGACCACTATCAAAtcttgtaatttaatttttttttttttaggctttaGGACATCAAGAATCGTACAGGTTGGCTCAGGAGACTATCCAAGATCCAACCAAGTCTAATGAAGTGAAGGAATTAGTAGAGATGTTTAGCCACATTAATACAGAGTCCATGGCTGCTGCCTTTCTGGGGACGATGTTGAGTTTCGCTCCCAATTATAGACCACCGGCAGAGTATGTTGAGCCGCCTACTATGCAAGTGCCTCGTCGTCAATGTCCTAATGTACCAAGACCTACGGCGCGTGGTAGAGGATGCCAATCAGGTAACAGACGGGGTCGAGGTCACGTGGATCACCAGTTGGTTGATGAGGAagaggttcgttttgatcaagATATGCCCAGCTCAACGATGCCTCAGTTGATGATGCATATTACCCAATAATAGATTTTGGTATGTCCAGCTCATCGACGTCTGCTCCCGAGGCCCAATCACCGGCCGTAATCAGACATGAGGGGCCTTTTCAGGCATTCGCATCGTCTGAGCCTATTAGCCTCGGAGTTATGGCCCAACAGTTTGGTGTTCAGACAGGTAGTTCTTATGGGATAACTAAGGGGCCTTTACCTGCATTCACTGGACAGAGCTCTTCAATTGGGAGGAGCGAGTTTTTGCGACGTGAGTATTCTAACCACTCAAATAGCTTGTATCTTATTTAATTTCATTAATGTAATGGCTACCTTATGTgtctatattatttattttgcatAGTCTCCCATGGCATTTGATGTTGGATCCTCACACATTCCTGTGCCGGATGTACAGACTTTAGAGCCACAGGTTAGCTTTTAATTCAAAGTATTT includes:
- the LOC132042073 gene encoding serine/threonine-protein phosphatase 7 long form homolog → MFGMVVDGNPLNDVNARNISIVGWQQLIHELIGWAPGLDCFNGVSRLELNKLIEYIRGLDDITDQTPEIIVQQRVRLYLLWLCGGTIFPDKSGDLLNLDYLLDMRDLRAMSRQAWGAAALSYLYTCLCRASLKKAKDVCGFISLLQAWERIIPMQPPPRALQPHTALARKWTHRKARENEARVVLPICRDVLENLIDAQPYSEAIINGLPEWCRRGRAIWMAQVPLICGIYREWHMVDRVLRQFGRKQHIPGPCAEIDPSHYKRDKRYAITVEDQQNFTQTDFLWENRRQRVILAEYETQDPESLSEYFCWYRRHSCTFIGNPAHNVDRGYQHTWRAGMKTFGHQESYRLAQETIQDPTKSNEVKELVEMFSHINTESMAAAFLGTMLSFAPNYRPPAEYVEPPTMQVPRRQCPNVPRPTARGRGCQSGNRRGRGHVDHQLVDEEEVRFDQDMPSSTMPQLMMHITQ